A single window of Rhodamnia argentea isolate NSW1041297 chromosome 5, ASM2092103v1, whole genome shotgun sequence DNA harbors:
- the LOC115737138 gene encoding abscisic acid 8'-hydroxylase 4 produces the protein MEIITSVLPYILLLLSALILSYPLKLKKQKKQLKRNAKLPPGSMGWPYIGETIQLYSQDPNIFFATKQKRYGEIFKTHILGCPCVMLASPEAARFVLVTHAHLFKPTYPKSKEKMIGPNALFFHQGEYHTRIRKLVQSSLYPEAIRKKVADIEAVAVSALESWAAGDRKVINTFHEMKKFSFEVGVLSIFGHLDEYYKQKLKDNYCIVDKGYNSFPTKIPGTAYHKAILARERLGEVLGEIMRERKEKRVVDKDMLGQFMSFELEDDQGRGSSREDKVAADNVIGVLFAAQDTTASVLTWIFKYLHDDPKLLEAVKAEQMAIFKMNGGGKRPLTWAQTRNMPLTNKVILESLRMASIISFTFREAVVDVEYKGYLIPKGWKVMPLFRNIHHNPEFFPDPHIFDPSRFEVAPKPNTFMPFGSGVHSCPGNELAKLEILILIHHLITKFRWEIVGTQSGIQYGPFPVPQHGLPIRIWKDSSGEVQDGCL, from the exons ATGGAGATTATTACTTCTGTCCTGCCATACATACTTCTTCTTCTGTCAGCACTCATTCTGTCATACCCATTAAAGctaaagaagcaaaagaagcagCTCAAGAGAAATGCAAAGCTACCTCCGGGTTCAATGGGTTGGCCTTATATTGGAGAGACAATCCAGCTCTATTCTCAAGATCCGAACATCTTCTTTGCAACAAAGCAGAAGAG ATATGGAGAAATATTCAAGACCCATATACTGGGTTGTCCCTGCGTGATGCTGGCAAGCCCGGAAGCGGCTCGGTTTGTGCTGGTGACTCATGCTCACCTGTTCAAGCCAACCTATCCCAAGAGCAAAGAAAAGATGATCGGGCCAAACGCCCTGTTTTTCCACCAAGGGGAGTACCACACGCGCATCCGGAAGCTGGTCCAGAGCTCGTTGTACCCAGAAGCAATCCGAAAGAAGGTCGCCGATATCGAGGCAGTAGCTGTTTCAGCATTGGAGTCTTGGGCAGCCGGTGACCGCAAAGTGATCAACACGTTTCATGAAATGAAGAAG TTCTCCTTCGAAGTTGGAGTTTTGTCCATCTTTGGACACTTGGATGAATATTACAAGCAAAAGCTAAAGGACAATTATTGCATAGTGGATAAGGGTTACAACTCTTTTCCCACAAAAATTCCAGGAACAGCATATCACAAGGCCATCTTG GCAAGAGAGAGGCTCGGGGAGGTATTGGGGGAGATCATGAgggagaggaaggagaagagggTGGTGGACAAAGACATGTTGGGCCAATTCATGAGCTTTGAGCTTGAGGACGACCAGGGCCGTGGTAGCTCGAGGGAGGACAAGGTGGCAGCCGATAACGTGATTGGAGTGCTGTTCGCCGCTCAGGACACGACGGCCAGTGTGCTGACCTGGATCTTCAAGTACCTCCATGATGACCCGAAGCTTCTGGAGGCTGTCAAG GCAGAACAAATGGCGATATTCAAGATGAATGGTGGAGGAAAGAGACCCTTGACATGGGCACAGACCAGGAATATGCCACTCACTAACAAG GTGATCCTGGAGAGTTTGAGGATGGCAAGCATCATCTCTTTCACATTCAGGGAGGCGGTGGTTGATGTGGAATATAAAG GCTATCTGATTCCAAAGGGTTGGAAAGTGATGCCACTTTTCAGGAACATTCATCACAATCCTGAATTTTTCCCTGATCCACACATCTTCGATCCCTCTAGATTTGAG GTAGCTCCAAAACCCAATACATTCATGCCCTTTGGCAGTGGAGTCCATTCTTGCCCTGGGAACGAACTTGCCAAGCTAGAGATACTCATATTGATCCATCATCTCATAACCAAATTCAG GTGGGAAATCGTGGGTACTCAAAGTGGGATTCAGTATGGTCCATTCCCAGTCCCACAACATGGGCTCCCAATAAGAATATGGAAAGATTCGAGCGGTGAAGTGCAAGATGGGTGCCTTTAA